In the genome of Macellibacteroides fermentans, one region contains:
- a CDS encoding nucleoside recognition domain-containing protein, with translation MVLNYIWIAFFLVAFMVAMGKLIFGGDVAVFTDIINASFDSAKTGFEISLGLTGILSLWLGIMKVGEKGGVIQRFAKLAAPVFSKLFPGIPAGHPATGAIFMNFSANLLGLDNAATPMGLKAMQEMQSFNKSKDTASDAMIMFLCINASGLTIIPITIMMYRAQLGAANPSDVFLPILLATFISTLVAIVTVCLKQRINMLQKELVLFFGGLALFIGGIIWYFSTLQQEQISLYSTVFANTLLFTIICGFLISGVRKKINVYDAFIEGAKEGFKTAITIIPYLIAILVGIGVFRASGAMDFIIEGVKFGIGSMGIDTEFVGALPTILMKPLSGSGARGMMLDAMNTYGADSFVGRLACTAQGACDTTFYVVALYYGSVGIRHTRYTVQCALLADLAGAIAAIVLAYLFFSHT, from the coding sequence GCAATGGGCAAATTAATATTTGGCGGCGACGTAGCTGTATTTACAGATATAATTAACGCGTCTTTCGATTCAGCCAAAACCGGGTTTGAGATATCTTTAGGACTAACCGGTATCCTTTCGCTTTGGCTGGGGATTATGAAAGTTGGAGAGAAAGGCGGGGTTATCCAGCGCTTTGCAAAATTGGCTGCGCCGGTGTTCAGTAAACTTTTCCCGGGGATTCCTGCCGGACATCCGGCTACAGGGGCCATATTCATGAACTTTTCGGCCAATTTGCTGGGATTGGATAATGCCGCCACCCCCATGGGACTAAAAGCGATGCAGGAGATGCAGTCTTTCAATAAATCGAAAGATACGGCCAGCGATGCCATGATCATGTTTTTATGCATAAATGCTTCGGGGCTTACAATCATTCCCATAACCATCATGATGTACCGGGCGCAATTAGGAGCCGCCAATCCTTCGGATGTATTTCTGCCCATCCTGTTGGCAACATTTATCTCCACCCTTGTGGCAATCGTTACGGTGTGTTTGAAACAACGGATCAATATGTTGCAAAAGGAGCTGGTTCTCTTTTTCGGGGGACTTGCTCTTTTTATAGGAGGTATCATCTGGTACTTCAGTACGCTCCAGCAGGAACAGATATCGCTTTATTCGACGGTGTTCGCCAATACACTTTTATTTACTATTATCTGCGGGTTCCTGATAAGTGGAGTGCGCAAAAAAATAAATGTCTACGATGCGTTTATCGAAGGGGCAAAGGAGGGTTTTAAAACAGCGATAACCATTATTCCGTATCTTATAGCGATACTGGTAGGTATCGGTGTATTCCGTGCCTCCGGAGCGATGGACTTCATAATAGAAGGTGTTAAATTCGGGATAGGATCTATGGGTATCGATACCGAATTTGTTGGAGCACTGCCTACCATATTGATGAAACCGCTAAGCGGAAGCGGTGCCCGTGGGATGATGCTGGATGCAATGAATACCTATGGAGCCGATTCGTTTGTAGGCCGTTTGGCCTGCACTGCGCAGGGAGCCTGCGACACGACATTTTATGTGGTTGCCCTATACTACGGAAGCGTAGGTATCCGGCATACACGTTACACCGTACAGTGTGCTTTATTGGCAGATCTGGCAGGAGCCATTGCAGCCATCGTACTTGCTTATTTATTCTTTTCACACACTTAA
- the ybeY gene encoding rRNA maturation RNase YbeY, translated as MAIAYYAEEVKLPAIKKKAVGDWIRKVASLYGKRTGDISYIFCSDEKILEVNKQYLQHDYYTDIISFDYTEGTKISGDLFISLDTVKSNSENFGTDYTEELHRIIIHGILHLCGINDKGPGEREIMTQKENEALALLPGEDRKS; from the coding sequence ATGGCAATAGCTTATTACGCGGAAGAGGTAAAACTTCCCGCTATAAAAAAGAAAGCGGTTGGCGACTGGATCAGAAAAGTGGCCTCGCTTTATGGCAAAAGAACAGGCGATATCAGTTACATCTTCTGTTCGGACGAGAAGATTCTGGAGGTTAACAAACAGTATCTTCAACACGATTATTATACAGATATAATCTCCTTCGACTATACTGAGGGAACTAAAATATCCGGTGACTTGTTTATTAGTTTAGATACAGTAAAAAGCAATTCCGAAAATTTCGGGACAGATTACACTGAAGAGTTGCATCGTATTATTATTCACGGCATATTACATCTTTGCGGCATAAACGACAAAGGGCCGGGTGAAAGGGAAATAATGACTCAAAAAGAAAATGAGGCACTGGCACTTCTCCCTGGGGAAGATAGGAAATCATAG
- the mnmG gene encoding tRNA uridine-5-carboxymethylaminomethyl(34) synthesis enzyme MnmG: MNFKYDVIVVGAGHAGCEAAAAAANMGSRTLLITMDMNKVAQMSCNPAVGGIAKGQIVREIDALGGYMGIVTDNTAIQFRMLNRSKGPAMWSPRAQSDRAKFIQEWRGILENLPNLYMWQDTVRELIVEDGRVCGVKTYMNVEFRAGAVVLTNGTFLNGLIHIGRTQLGGGRMSEPAAFGLTEQLVSLGMEAGRMKTGTPVRIDGRSVHFEETVEQKGENDFHKFSYLDYKPRKLKQLSCWTLYTNESVHDVLRSGLADSPMYNGQIQSIGPRYCPSIETKIVTFADKTQHQLFLEPEGETTQEYYLNGFSSSLPLDIQLRALREIPAFRDVHIYRPGYAIEYDFFMPTQLHHSLETKLIKNLFFAGQINGTTGYEEAGGQGIIAGINAHIGCHGGDPFILGRDEAYIGVLIDDLVTKGVDEPYRMFTSRAEYRILLRQDDADVRLTQKAAEIGLAKQDRLDLLKDKEALCDMIISFANNYSIKPQYINPGLEALEATPLKQGCKLIDLITRPQLNINNLSELVPSFRQVLDKLPESRKEEIIEAAEIRIKYDGYIRREQLIADKINRLEHIKIKGKFVYNDIQSLSTEARQKLTKIDPDTIAQASRIPGISPSDINILLVLLGR, from the coding sequence ATGAATTTTAAATATGACGTAATTGTTGTGGGAGCAGGTCATGCCGGCTGTGAAGCCGCCGCTGCTGCTGCTAATATGGGATCCAGGACACTCCTCATCACAATGGATATGAACAAAGTCGCACAGATGAGTTGCAATCCGGCTGTGGGTGGTATTGCCAAGGGGCAGATTGTTCGCGAAATAGATGCCCTGGGCGGATATATGGGTATTGTTACAGACAATACGGCTATCCAATTCCGAATGCTTAACAGATCGAAAGGTCCGGCCATGTGGAGTCCTCGTGCCCAAAGTGACCGTGCCAAATTTATACAGGAATGGCGGGGAATTCTCGAAAACCTCCCCAACCTTTACATGTGGCAGGATACTGTGCGTGAGCTAATCGTAGAAGATGGCAGGGTATGCGGGGTAAAAACATATATGAATGTAGAGTTCAGGGCAGGTGCGGTAGTGCTTACCAATGGGACTTTTCTCAATGGACTGATCCATATCGGTCGCACACAATTAGGAGGAGGACGAATGTCGGAACCTGCTGCATTCGGATTAACCGAACAGCTGGTTAGCTTAGGTATGGAGGCCGGACGAATGAAAACCGGAACACCTGTACGAATTGACGGACGCAGTGTTCATTTTGAAGAAACAGTAGAACAAAAAGGAGAAAATGATTTCCATAAATTTTCGTACCTCGACTATAAACCCCGAAAGTTAAAACAGCTTAGTTGCTGGACGCTTTATACAAACGAATCTGTTCATGATGTACTGAGGAGCGGACTGGCTGATTCACCGATGTACAACGGACAAATCCAGAGTATAGGTCCGCGTTACTGTCCAAGTATTGAAACAAAGATTGTAACGTTTGCCGACAAAACGCAACACCAGCTTTTCCTCGAGCCTGAAGGGGAGACTACTCAGGAATACTACCTGAACGGATTCTCTTCTTCGCTGCCTCTCGACATACAATTACGTGCACTCAGAGAAATTCCGGCATTTAGGGATGTTCACATCTACCGCCCGGGCTATGCCATCGAATATGACTTCTTTATGCCTACCCAGCTGCATCATTCGCTGGAGACCAAACTCATCAAGAATCTTTTCTTTGCGGGTCAGATTAATGGCACAACAGGATACGAAGAAGCAGGGGGACAGGGTATCATTGCGGGGATCAATGCCCACATCGGATGCCATGGCGGGGATCCGTTTATCCTTGGCAGAGACGAGGCATACATTGGGGTTTTAATAGATGATTTGGTAACCAAGGGTGTCGACGAGCCTTATCGTATGTTCACATCACGGGCCGAATACAGAATCCTGCTTCGACAAGACGATGCCGATGTGCGGCTTACTCAAAAAGCAGCCGAAATCGGACTTGCCAAACAGGATAGGCTGGATCTGCTGAAAGATAAAGAGGCCCTGTGTGATATGATAATAAGTTTTGCAAACAACTACTCTATAAAGCCTCAATACATAAATCCTGGATTAGAAGCTTTAGAGGCTACACCCTTGAAACAAGGATGTAAACTTATCGACCTTATTACACGTCCTCAATTAAACATTAACAATCTGTCCGAGCTGGTTCCTTCATTCAGACAAGTTCTGGACAAGCTTCCGGAATCACGTAAGGAAGAAATTATTGAAGCAGCCGAAATACGGATTAAATACGATGGCTACATTCGAAGAGAACAACTGATTGCCGATAAAATAAACAGACTGGAACATATTAAGATTAAAGGGAAGTTTGTTTACAACGACATTCAATCGCTCTCGACAGAAGCCAGACAGAAGCTTACAAAGATCGATCCGGACACCATTGCTCAGGCAAGTCGGATTCCTGGCATTTCTCCAAGCGACATCAACATATTACTGGTTCTTTTAGGAAGATAA
- the ade gene encoding adenine deaminase, with protein MNKTDTKLVRGNLVDIISREIYGAVVTISDGKISKTERTGIVESNYILPGFIDAHVHIESSMCTPLNFGAAACKHGTIGIVADPHEIANVLGVEGIDFMVNNAKEAPFYYWIGVPSCVPATPFESAGAVIDAATTEKLLKREDLHFLAEMMNYPGVLNKDPEVIGKLNAAKRANKPVDGHFPTGNGKALEDYIANGISTDHECATLEEGRDRCRNGMFVQIREGSAAKNFNALHPLLKEFPGKVMFCSDDIHPNTLMERHINGLVKRAVGLGYDVFDVLRAASYNQAKHYSIPAGFLQVGDNADFIITEDLYSFTVKSTFVKGVCIYDGSNVSFPAKETSRPNRFAIDPITVSDLGIKAISDKMRVIVCSDGNLDTFEEIMEPTTNEGYAVSDTTKDVIKMVVLNRYQKAAPAIGFIKGTGIKRGAMAQSITHDSHNIIAIGTTDRELADAINEVIINKGGISVVNGEEKETLSLPVAGLISPLPLDQIDIQYKKLESKMVELETTLSSLQMTLSFMSLLVIPAIKLGDKGLFDGKNFRFTNLFV; from the coding sequence ATGAATAAAACAGACACAAAGTTAGTAAGAGGGAATCTGGTTGATATTATTAGCAGGGAAATCTATGGGGCCGTTGTTACCATAAGCGATGGGAAAATATCAAAAACAGAAAGGACTGGGATAGTGGAATCTAACTATATTTTACCTGGATTTATTGATGCGCACGTACACATTGAAAGCAGTATGTGCACACCTCTTAATTTTGGAGCGGCTGCATGCAAGCACGGAACAATAGGGATCGTTGCAGACCCTCACGAAATTGCGAATGTATTAGGAGTTGAAGGAATCGATTTTATGGTAAACAATGCAAAAGAGGCTCCGTTTTATTATTGGATCGGAGTTCCTTCTTGTGTACCGGCAACCCCTTTCGAATCTGCAGGCGCGGTTATCGATGCTGCAACAACAGAAAAATTACTGAAACGCGAGGACCTTCATTTTCTTGCAGAAATGATGAACTATCCCGGCGTATTAAATAAGGACCCAGAAGTAATAGGAAAACTAAATGCCGCCAAAAGGGCAAACAAGCCAGTGGACGGACATTTTCCTACCGGAAACGGGAAGGCTTTGGAAGACTATATAGCCAATGGCATTAGTACAGATCACGAATGTGCCACCCTTGAAGAAGGTCGGGACAGATGCCGTAATGGTATGTTTGTACAGATCAGGGAAGGTAGTGCCGCAAAGAATTTCAATGCACTTCATCCATTACTGAAGGAATTTCCGGGGAAGGTAATGTTTTGCAGCGACGACATACACCCAAACACACTAATGGAACGACACATAAACGGCCTTGTAAAAAGAGCTGTCGGACTTGGGTATGATGTTTTCGACGTATTGCGCGCAGCGTCTTACAATCAGGCAAAGCATTATAGTATTCCGGCCGGGTTCCTGCAGGTTGGCGACAATGCCGATTTTATCATCACAGAAGATCTTTACAGCTTTACTGTAAAATCGACTTTCGTGAAGGGTGTTTGTATTTATGATGGCTCTAATGTATCATTTCCTGCAAAAGAAACCAGTCGCCCCAACCGTTTTGCTATAGATCCCATCACTGTATCCGATTTGGGAATTAAGGCAATATCAGATAAAATGCGGGTAATTGTTTGCAGTGACGGAAACCTGGATACTTTTGAAGAGATTATGGAGCCTACTACAAATGAGGGATATGCCGTATCTGATACTACCAAAGATGTTATTAAAATGGTTGTATTGAACCGATATCAGAAGGCAGCACCGGCTATTGGCTTCATAAAAGGAACTGGGATTAAACGTGGGGCTATGGCTCAAAGCATCACTCACGACAGTCATAATATCATTGCAATTGGAACTACAGATCGGGAGTTAGCCGATGCAATTAATGAAGTTATTATAAATAAAGGGGGTATAAGTGTTGTGAACGGAGAAGAGAAAGAAACTCTTTCGTTGCCTGTAGCAGGGTTGATAAGTCCCCTCCCACTCGATCAAATCGACATTCAATATAAAAAACTGGAATCAAAGATGGTGGAGCTGGAAACCACCCTTTCGTCTCTGCAGATGACTTTATCTTTTATGAGCTTGCTAGTAATTCCAGCAATAAAATTAGGAGATAAAGGTCTGTTTGATGGTAAAAATTTCCGTTTTACAAACCTGTTTGTATGA
- the uvrC gene encoding excinuclease ABC subunit UvrC: protein MTKEKENRFSALLAILPEKPGCYQYFDEKGTIIYVGKAKNLKKRVGSYFNKEHDNNKTRVLVKHIADIKYVVVDTEEDALLLENNLIKQFRPRYNVLLKDDKTYPSIVIKNEYFPRVFQTRNIVRDGSIYFGPYPSVFTAKVMLQLLKELYPIRTCKYPLTPESIAQGRYKICLEYHIKRCLGPCEGLQSTENYNRNIAEIKEILKGNIATVSKILYDEMQQLASELKFEEAQKMKERYLAIENYRSKSTVVTPSLHNIDVFSFDENERSAFINYLHIGNGAIVQAYTFEYKKRLDESKEELLGLGIIEMRMRFKSSAREIIVPFLPDTELMEQYAFTIPQKGDKRKLLDLSLQNVRQFKVDRLKQAEKLNPEQRTTRILSTIQKDLHMHELPMHIECFDNSNIQGTNPVAACVVFKKAKPSKKDYRHFHIKTVEGPDDFASMIEVVTRRYTRLVEENEPLPQLIIIDGGKGQLNAATEVLRSLNLLGKITIVGLAKRLEEIFFPGDSIPLVLDKNSETLKVIQQLRDEAHRFGITFHRSLRSKKQTVSELDAIKGIGDKTKVLLLKQYKSVKRIREASLGELEKLIGSAKARILTEGLGSKERN from the coding sequence ATGACGAAGGAAAAGGAAAATAGGTTCTCTGCCTTGCTGGCTATACTTCCGGAGAAGCCAGGATGTTACCAATACTTCGATGAAAAGGGAACAATTATATACGTTGGTAAGGCTAAGAATTTAAAAAAGAGGGTTGGTTCTTACTTTAACAAAGAACATGATAATAATAAAACCCGGGTGCTGGTTAAACACATTGCAGACATAAAATATGTTGTAGTAGACACGGAGGAAGATGCACTTTTATTGGAAAACAACCTTATAAAGCAATTCAGACCCAGATACAATGTTCTGCTTAAAGACGACAAAACCTACCCTTCCATCGTAATAAAGAACGAGTATTTCCCTCGCGTGTTCCAAACAAGAAACATTGTGCGCGACGGATCCATATACTTTGGACCTTACCCATCTGTTTTTACAGCCAAGGTAATGCTTCAACTTCTTAAGGAATTGTATCCCATACGCACCTGCAAATACCCTTTAACACCCGAATCCATCGCACAGGGTAGATACAAAATATGTTTGGAGTATCATATCAAACGTTGTCTGGGACCTTGCGAAGGACTCCAATCCACCGAAAACTATAACAGAAACATTGCAGAAATTAAAGAAATTCTGAAGGGAAATATCGCTACAGTAAGTAAAATACTGTACGATGAAATGCAACAACTGGCCTCCGAATTAAAATTTGAAGAGGCACAAAAGATGAAGGAGCGCTACCTCGCCATTGAGAATTATCGATCCAAATCGACTGTTGTTACCCCCTCTTTACATAATATTGATGTTTTTTCCTTCGATGAAAACGAACGTTCTGCGTTCATCAACTATCTTCATATAGGTAATGGAGCTATTGTGCAAGCCTATACATTCGAATATAAAAAGCGTTTGGATGAATCGAAAGAGGAACTTCTGGGACTTGGTATCATCGAAATGCGTATGCGGTTTAAAAGTTCTGCCAGGGAGATTATCGTACCTTTCCTCCCGGACACAGAGCTGATGGAACAATATGCGTTTACAATACCTCAAAAGGGCGATAAGAGAAAGCTGCTGGATCTTTCCTTACAAAACGTTCGTCAGTTTAAGGTAGATCGTCTTAAACAAGCCGAAAAACTGAACCCGGAACAACGTACCACACGTATATTGAGTACCATTCAGAAAGATCTTCATATGCATGAATTACCCATGCATATTGAATGCTTCGATAACTCCAATATACAAGGGACAAATCCTGTTGCAGCTTGTGTAGTATTTAAGAAGGCAAAACCATCTAAGAAGGATTACCGCCATTTTCATATCAAGACTGTGGAAGGGCCTGATGATTTTGCATCCATGATTGAAGTTGTTACACGCAGATACACGCGTCTTGTAGAAGAAAACGAGCCTCTGCCTCAGCTAATCATCATTGATGGGGGTAAAGGTCAGTTAAATGCAGCTACTGAAGTGCTTCGAAGCCTGAACCTTCTCGGAAAAATCACCATTGTGGGACTAGCCAAACGATTGGAAGAGATATTCTTTCCCGGCGATTCAATTCCGTTGGTTCTGGATAAGAATTCGGAAACGCTGAAGGTTATCCAGCAATTAAGAGACGAGGCACACCGTTTCGGTATAACATTCCACCGGTCGCTTCGCAGCAAAAAACAAACGGTCTCCGAATTAGATGCTATAAAAGGAATCGGGGATAAGACAAAAGTATTACTTTTGAAGCAATATAAAAGTGTAAAACGGATACGTGAAGCCTCTCTGGGAGAGCTTGAAAAGCTGATAGGAAGCGCTAAAGCAAGAATTCTGACAGAGGGTTTAGGTAGCAAAGAAAGAAATTAA
- the dtd gene encoding D-aminoacyl-tRNA deacylase, whose amino-acid sequence MRTVIQRVQSASVTIDGEIKSAIGKGLLIFLGIEDKDSEADIEWLVKKIVNLRIFDDENGVMNRSIIEVNGEALVVSQFTLHASTKKGNRPSYIKASKPEKAIPLYNEFCDEMSLALGKTIGTGQFGADMKVGILNDGPVTILIDSQNKE is encoded by the coding sequence ATGAGAACTGTGATTCAGCGGGTACAATCAGCCTCGGTGACTATCGACGGCGAAATAAAATCTGCTATTGGAAAAGGGTTATTAATCTTTTTGGGAATTGAAGATAAAGACAGTGAAGCAGACATCGAGTGGCTCGTAAAGAAGATCGTCAACTTACGGATATTTGATGATGAAAACGGAGTAATGAATCGTTCAATTATCGAGGTTAATGGAGAAGCATTAGTTGTAAGTCAGTTTACATTACACGCTTCTACTAAGAAAGGGAACAGACCCTCCTACATAAAAGCATCGAAGCCCGAGAAGGCTATCCCCTTGTACAACGAGTTCTGCGATGAAATGAGCCTTGCACTGGGTAAAACAATCGGCACAGGTCAGTTTGGAGCAGATATGAAGGTAGGAATCCTGAACGACGGTCCAGTTACAATACTAATTGATTCTCAAAACAAGGAATAA
- a CDS encoding nucleotide pyrophosphohydrolase, producing the protein MDALSISEAQQQVDQWIKTYGVRYFNELTNMTILTEEVGELARIIARTYGEQSFKESDKNRDLGDEMADVLWVLLCLANQTGVDLTDAFRKNLEKKTNRDKERHQNNLKL; encoded by the coding sequence ATGGATGCACTAAGTATTAGCGAAGCGCAGCAGCAGGTAGATCAATGGATAAAAACCTATGGAGTGAGGTATTTCAACGAACTTACCAACATGACCATTCTTACGGAAGAGGTAGGTGAGTTGGCACGAATCATTGCCAGAACCTACGGAGAACAATCGTTTAAGGAAAGTGATAAAAACAGAGATTTGGGCGATGAAATGGCAGATGTACTATGGGTATTACTTTGTTTGGCAAACCAAACCGGCGTAGATCTTACGGATGCCTTCCGCAAAAATCTTGAAAAGAAAACAAACAGGGATAAAGAAAGACATCAAAACAATTTAAAATTATAA